The following proteins are encoded in a genomic region of Magnolia sinica isolate HGM2019 chromosome 1, MsV1, whole genome shotgun sequence:
- the LOC131216979 gene encoding zinc finger CCCH domain-containing protein 20-like, protein MMLGEGIPNPTVHVPPWTVFEDSTAGMIFQSPVSGISVNTNGAACGGGDYSPFLIGETLSALQRYLPSNEFDDSDSEIPNHECDVPVDGFSCDEFRMYEFKVRRCARGRSHDWTECPYAHPGEKARRRDPRKFHYSGTACPDFRKGNCKRGDSCEFAHGVFECWLHPARYRTQPCKDGTSCRRRVCFFAHTPQQLRVLPQQSPRTTSIAAAADSYDGSPLRQAIEAGAYMPKSPFTSSPTSTLISPPHSPPSESPPLSPISPSIRRSMPSGSVNEVLASLRQLQLSKVKSAPASWGLQFGSSPRGPNLRPAFSSLPSTPTAPGAGIGWMDSWERGCIEEEPMERVESGRDLRAKMYEKLSKENSIEHVELPSAAAAPDVGWVSELVM, encoded by the coding sequence ATGATGCTCGGCGAAGGAATCCCCAATCCGACCGTCCATGTGCCACCATGGACAGTTTTCGAGGACTCTACGGCGGGGATGATCTTTCAGTCCCCTGTAAGCGGCATCTCTGTAAACACAAATGGAGCCGCATGCGGAGGGGGAGATTACTCACCCTTCTTGATAGGCGAGACACTGTCAGCGCTGCAGCGCTACCTTCCTTCAAACGAGTTCGACGATTCCGACTCGGAGATACCGAACCATGAGTGTGACGTACCTGTCGATGGGTTCTCGTGCGACGAGTTTCGGATGTACGAGTTCAAGGTCCGTCGGTGTGCGCGGGGCCGGTCCCACGACTGGACCGAGTGCCCGTATGCTCACCCAGGCGAGAAGGCGAGGCGGCGGGACCCGCGCAAGTTCCATTACTCGGGCACGGCATGCCCGGACTTTCGCAAGGGCAATTGCAAGCGTGGCGACTCGTGCGAGTTCGCCCACGGGGTGTTTGAGTGCTGGCTCCACCCAGCTCGCTACCGGACTCAGCCGTGTAAGGACGGCACAAGCTGCAGGCGCCGTGTTTGCTTTTTCGCCCACACGCCGCAACAGCTCCGCGTGCTCCCGCAGCAGAGTCCGAGGACAACCTCGATCGCTGCCGCCGCGGACTCCTATGACGGATCGCCGCTGCGGCAGGCGATTGAGGCCGGCGCCTACATGCCTAAATCGCCTTTTACTTCGTCGCCGACTTCAACTCTGATATCGCCGCCGCACTCCCCGCCGTCGGAATCCCCTCCCCTATCGCCCATCAGCCCATCCATCCGTCGATCGATGCCCTCAGGTTCTGTGAATGAAGTGCTCGCTTCCCTGAGGCAATTACAGCTGAGTAAGGTGAAATCAGCCCCGGCATCGTGGGGCCTTCAGTTCGGGTCATCGCCGAGGGGACCGAATCTACGGCCTGCGTTCAGCAGCCTTCCTTCCACCCCGACCGCACCCGGGGCtgggattggatggatggatagttggGAAAGGGGATGCATCGAGGAGGAGCCGATGGAGAGGGTTGAATCGGGAAGGGATCTACGGGCTAAGATGTACGAGAAGCTGAGCAAGGAGAATTCGATCGAGCATGTGGAATTGCCGTCTGCGGCAGCGGCCCCCGATGTCGGGTGGGTCTCGGAGCTGGTGATGTGA